The sequence AATAACATATGATATATTAGCTAACTGACCTGGACGATCAACTACTCGAACCCAAAGTTCTCGAACTCTTTTTCTGCGTGCTAAATATCGTTCCACATTTCCTAATAAGTATAAGCTTATCATAACTACTGAAGTTGCAGTGATGGCTCCTAAATAAAAACCTCCTCCAACAGCTAAACCAATTCCAGCGACAACCCATAAACTAGCAGCTGTTGTTAAACCTTTAATTGTACTTCCTTGTCTAAGTATAGTTCCTGCTCCAAGAAAGCCCACCCCACTTACAACTTGTGCTGCAATCCGAGCAGTATCTGCACCTCTACTTATTTCACCTTCAGGTCCTATAAAGGTATAAATTGACACTAGCATAATCAATGTAGCTCCTACACATACTAAAATATGAGTCCGAAAACCAGCAGGACGATTATGTTGTTCACGTTCAAAACCAACTAACCCTCCAAGTAATCCGCCTAAAACTAATCGAAGAATTATCTCAACAGAGCTTATCAAATTTTTCTCCCCCTCAAAAAAGATAATTAGGAGGTGAATGTAAGTGCATAAACATATAATACATAGGCATCCACCCTTTAAAATTAAAAAAAGTCACTTTTCCAATAAATTAGAACCGATTTGGTTTGATTACATGGATGATATGGAAGTCGCTTACCATCCTTTTGATCTACCAGCAACTGGTTGGTGGTCTAATCAGTGG comes from Natranaerobius trueperi and encodes:
- a CDS encoding MgtC/SapB family protein, which produces MISSVEIILRLVLGGLLGGLVGFEREQHNRPAGFRTHILVCVGATLIMLVSIYTFIGPEGEISRGADTARIAAQVVSGVGFLGAGTILRQGSTIKGLTTAASLWVVAGIGLAVGGGFYLGAITATSVVMISLYLLGNVERYLARRKRVRELWVRVVDRPGQLANISYVIANREININKVEMNGPEFLESYQTDALRVTFLLKLPAKFDDNEFITSIMEIDGVLEVNWEGDFFENGGSNDDITG